Proteins encoded together in one Camelina sativa cultivar DH55 chromosome 9, Cs, whole genome shotgun sequence window:
- the LOC104710067 gene encoding uncharacterized protein LOC104710067 produces the protein MGACGSRESGRTETAKLILPDGTLQEFSTPVKVWQILQKNPTSFVCNSDDMDFDDAVLAVAGSEDLRPGELYFVLPLTWLNHPLRAEEMAALAVKASSALAKNGGGGSSYNGEDVVGECRVKRVKRNSCGGRGCGGGGKGRRKFTVELSSIAE, from the coding sequence ATGGGAGCTTGCGGTTCACGTGAATCTGGGAGAACGGAGACGGCGAAGCTGATATTACCAGACGGAACGTTACAAGAGTTCTCAACGCCGGTGAAAGTATGGCAGATTCTTCAAAAGAATCCTACGAGCTTCGTTTGTAACTCAGACGATATGGACTTCGACGACGCCGTTTTAGCGGTTGCTGGTAGCGAGGATCTTCGACCAGGAGAGTTATACTTTGTCTTACCCTTGACATGGCTTAATCATCCGTTAAGAGCTGAAGAAATGGCAGCTTTAGCGGTTAAAGCTAGCTCCGCGCTTGCTAAAAACGGTGGAGGCGGTTCGAGTTATAACGGTGAAGATGTTGTTGGTGAGTGTAGAGTAAAGAGAGTAAAGAGAAATAGCTGCGGCGGAAGAGgatgtggtggtggtggtaaagGGAGGAGGAAGTTTACGGTTGAGTTGAGTTCCATAGCTGAGTAG
- the LOC104710068 gene encoding uncharacterized protein LOC104710068, which yields MNSYDDYTGAKTCVFWDIEDCPLPDGLNAVDATNNIRNALKSACFKGEVSIIAFGDIKKYLVGLKSNKEIKFNQIPQGDLRARRGAICDSLLSWVMNNDRTNLMIIIGDITENISLRMFLHGLVEKGFNLLISQSPSNRSIPMHHSVFTEWLWPDLGLGKDHIYKRGDPVQRMSPKIIDYASFVC from the exons ATGAATTCCTATGACGATTACACCG GGGCTAAGACATGCGTCTTCTGGGACATTGAGGATTGTCCGCTCCCTGATGGTCTCAATGCTGTTGATGCTACGAACAACATTCGAAACGCCCTCAAGTCTGCGTGTTTTAAGGGTGAGGTGTCAATCATTGCTTTTGGTGATATAAAGAAGTACCTTGTTGGtctaaaatcaaacaaagaaatcaaGTTCAATCAGATCCCTCAAGGAGATTTACGTGCGAGACGTGGAGCTATTTGTGATAGCTTACTTTCCTGGGTTATGAATAATGATCGGACAAATTTGATGATAATCATTGGAGATATTACAGAGAACATTTCATTGCGCATGTTTCTTCATGGTCTGGTTGAGAAGGGTTTCAATCTTCTCATCTCACAGTCTCCTTCAAACAGGTCAATACCCATGCACCATTCTGTGTTTACCGAGTGGCTTTGGCCTGACCTAGGTCTTGGAAAAGATCATATCTACAAAAGGGGAGACCCAGTACAACGAATGTCACCGAAGATTATCGACTATGCATCTTTCgtatgttaa
- the LOC109126325 gene encoding uncharacterized protein At1g43920, Chloroplastic-like, giving the protein MSCNFGLSSCENRGRGCHGFPSKCHCGLDAAIYTSCTKQNPGRPYFQCPTRGDEHLFKWVEEGVYEEVVEALPKISIINNEISNARSEVAVEIDGLKTRIEELKEDAMWSKRELKKWKLMILCLVCLCVTIIVIVIVILMCKTSKGTFVLDY; this is encoded by the exons ATGAGTTGCAATTTTGGACTATCAAGTTGTGAGAACAGAGGACGGGGTTGCCATGGTTTTCCGTCAAAGTGTCATTGCGGCTTAGATGCTGCCATCTACACATCATGTACGAAGCAAAACCCAGGAAGACCTTACTTTCAATGTCCAACCAGAGGAGAT GAGCATTTGTTTAAGTGGGTGGAAGAAGGTGTGTACGAAGAGGTTGTAGAAGCATTACCAAAAATCTCCATAATTAACAATGAGATAAGCAATGCAAGATCTGAGGTTGCTGTAGAAATTGATGGGTTAAAGACTCGGATTGAAGAATTGAAGGAAGATGCAATGTGGAGCAAAAGAGAACTTAagaaatggaaattgatgatatTGTGCTTGGTATGCCTTTGTGTTACTATAATTGTCATTGTAATTGTAATTCTAATGTGTAAAACCTCAAAAGGAACATTTGTTCTTGATTACTAG
- the LOC104714866 gene encoding ubiquitin-conjugating enzyme E2 2-like, translating into MARRSPSSLIRTDLRCLNRDLSPNITAVTVDDDIFRWEATLIGPVNTPYEGGVFKLRLTFPPDYPSSPPKVVFITRICHPNVADRGGIHLKRLRRDWWTPMSIVKVFKELVEKLIEPEVNDEEQTIEYLANLYKSDRRRFDAMAREMTNQYAGSGN; encoded by the exons ATGGCCCGTCGTTCTCCTTCAAGCCTTATAAGGACTGATCTGAGATGTCTGAACAGGGATCTTTCGCCAAACATCACAGCAG TAACTGTTGATGACGACATTTTCCGTTGGGAGGCTACTCTAATCGGACCAGTGAATACTCCTTATGAAGGGGGAGTGTTTAAACTTAGGCTTACTTTTCCACCTGATTACCCAAGTAGTCCCCCCAAG GTTGTTTTCATTACAAGAATTTGCCACCCAAATGTAGCAGATAGGGGAGGCATTCACCTAAAACGTTTGAGGCGCGACTGGTGGACTCCCATGTCCATTGTTAAGGTTTTCAAGGAATTAGTGGAGAAGTTAATTGAACCAGAGGTCAATGATGAGGAACAGACCATTGAATACCTTGCTAACCTCTACAAAtctgataggagaaggtttgacGCCATGGCTAGAGAGATGACTAATCAATATGCTGGGAGTGGAAACTGA